Proteins encoded in a region of the Mucilaginibacter sabulilitoris genome:
- a CDS encoding putative signal transducing protein — protein sequence MEKGWIKIFTSSNFYQSEIVKQVLTRHHIDTVLLNKQDSSHKAFGDIEVYIHQEDFSKAIEIMILNQINL from the coding sequence ATGGAAAAAGGCTGGATCAAAATTTTCACATCATCCAATTTTTATCAATCAGAAATTGTTAAGCAGGTGCTTACCCGGCACCACATTGATACCGTATTGTTAAACAAGCAAGATTCATCGCACAAGGCCTTTGGCGATATTGAAGTTTATATTCACCAGGAGGATTTTAGCAAGGCCATTGAGATCATGATCCTCAATCAAATTAATTTATGA
- the apaG gene encoding Co2+/Mg2+ efflux protein ApaG translates to MVTTITEGVKVSIETIYQPEYSNPANDHFMFAYKVNIENMSNYAIQLISRHWYIFDSNGAKREVEGEGVVGQQPVIEPGHAHEYVSGCNLKTDMGSMKGEYQMTRLLDNASFNVQIPEFYLIAPYRMN, encoded by the coding sequence ATGGTTACCACTATAACTGAGGGCGTTAAGGTTTCCATAGAAACCATTTATCAGCCGGAATATTCAAATCCGGCTAATGATCACTTCATGTTTGCCTATAAGGTGAATATCGAAAATATGAGTAATTATGCCATACAGCTCATTAGCAGGCATTGGTATATTTTTGATTCAAATGGTGCCAAGCGCGAAGTGGAAGGGGAAGGTGTAGTGGGTCAGCAGCCGGTTATTGAACCCGGTCATGCACATGAATATGTATCTGGCTGTAACCTGAAAACAGATATGGGCAGCATGAAAGGCGAGTACCAGATGACCCGTCTGTTAGACAATGCCTCTTTCAATGTACAGATCCCCGAATTTTACCTGATCGCCCCATACAGAATGAATTAA
- a CDS encoding zinc metallopeptidase, with protein MNHLLLITGYIGYNSAWFLMIAVALVSFIVQWRFRSKFKQYSEVALLSGLSGQEVAVKMLRAHGIFDVQVVSIEGQLTDHYNPETKTVNLSPDVYHSRSIAAAAVAAHECGHAVQHAQAYGWLTFRSTMVPIINVASTLTQWTLFIGIMLLFFANNPYVLAIGVAALALVTFFSFITLPVEFDASRRALAWLNNNYSIMQTTEEHEQAKDALWWAAMTYVVAALSALATLVYYASFLFNRRN; from the coding sequence ATGAATCACTTATTATTAATTACGGGATACATCGGTTACAATTCGGCTTGGTTCCTGATGATTGCGGTCGCCCTGGTGAGTTTTATAGTGCAGTGGCGATTCAGAAGTAAATTTAAACAATACTCAGAGGTTGCATTATTGTCTGGCCTTTCGGGTCAGGAAGTAGCAGTAAAAATGCTGCGCGCCCATGGCATATTTGATGTTCAGGTAGTATCTATCGAAGGTCAGCTTACCGACCATTACAACCCCGAAACCAAAACAGTTAATTTAAGCCCCGATGTTTATCATAGCCGCAGTATAGCCGCGGCCGCTGTTGCCGCGCACGAGTGCGGACACGCCGTTCAACATGCGCAGGCTTATGGCTGGCTAACATTCCGGTCGACTATGGTGCCTATTATCAATGTAGCTTCGACCCTAACCCAGTGGACTTTATTTATTGGTATTATGCTGTTGTTCTTCGCTAATAACCCTTATGTACTGGCTATTGGCGTAGCAGCGCTTGCACTGGTAACTTTCTTTAGCTTTATCACATTGCCGGTTGAATTTGATGCCAGCCGCAGGGCATTGGCCTGGCTCAATAACAATTACAGCATTATGCAAACCACCGAAGAACACGAACAAGCTAAAGACGCCCTGTGGTGGGCCGCCATGACCTATGTTGTTGCCGCCTTAAGCGCGCTGGCAACGCTGGTTTATTACGCCTCGTTCCTGTTTAATAGACGAAATTAG
- a CDS encoding YXWGXW repeat-containing protein, which translates to MKKTAKMLMVLLIASLAVSTTYAQVSIGISIRTAPPVLPTYTQPPCPVDGYLWTPGYWAYNQDGGYYWVPGVWVAPPRPGYLWTPGYWGYDGALYVYHEGYWGRHIGFYGGVNYGYGYGGSGYVGGRWSGNSFHYNTAVVNVNKTVVHNTYINKTVVNNVTVNNHTSFNGPGGVSAQPRPEERAAEKEQHVQPTGEQVSHRQVAGKDRSQFASVNNGKPATAAMNKVNGKHFTSEGHPARVSATDKSGDNARGNHSDNNAEAGSKHNKSDNSSQPAIANNAGEKPHHHANPGGTPANKPTEENRPQPAQNHHHTPNSQAAHEHHTSQPKPHQETRPHEEHEKHR; encoded by the coding sequence ATGAAAAAAACAGCGAAAATGCTGATGGTGCTTTTGATAGCATCCCTGGCAGTATCTACAACCTATGCGCAGGTGAGTATAGGTATATCAATAAGAACCGCCCCTCCGGTTTTACCTACTTATACGCAACCCCCATGCCCGGTTGACGGCTACTTATGGACTCCCGGTTACTGGGCATATAACCAGGATGGCGGCTATTACTGGGTACCCGGTGTTTGGGTAGCACCACCCAGACCAGGCTATTTATGGACTCCCGGTTACTGGGGTTACGACGGCGCCTTGTATGTTTATCATGAGGGCTATTGGGGCAGGCATATCGGCTTTTATGGTGGTGTAAATTATGGTTACGGCTACGGAGGCTCTGGTTATGTTGGCGGCAGATGGTCGGGCAACTCTTTCCATTATAATACAGCGGTGGTAAATGTTAACAAAACCGTTGTGCACAACACCTACATCAATAAAACGGTTGTTAACAATGTAACTGTAAATAATCATACCAGCTTTAACGGCCCGGGTGGTGTAAGCGCCCAGCCACGGCCCGAAGAACGCGCCGCCGAAAAGGAGCAGCATGTTCAGCCAACTGGTGAGCAAGTTAGCCATCGTCAGGTTGCGGGGAAAGACCGCAGCCAGTTTGCCAGCGTTAATAACGGAAAACCCGCAACAGCCGCGATGAACAAGGTTAACGGCAAACATTTTACCTCCGAAGGACACCCTGCAAGGGTTTCTGCGACTGACAAATCGGGCGACAATGCCCGCGGGAACCATTCAGATAACAACGCCGAAGCCGGAAGCAAACACAATAAGTCTGATAACAGCAGTCAACCCGCTATTGCAAATAATGCAGGTGAAAAACCGCATCATCATGCTAATCCGGGTGGTACTCCTGCCAATAAACCTACAGAAGAAAACAGGCCACAACCTGCACAGAACCATCATCATACTCCTAACTCGCAGGCTGCTCATGAGCACCATACGTCACAGCCAAAGCCACATCAGGAAACAAGGCCTCATGAGGAACACGAAAAGCACCGGTAA
- the dusB gene encoding tRNA dihydrouridine synthase DusB, with protein MSVQIGNIDLGEFPLLLAPMEDVSDPPFRYVCKQNGADMMYTEFISSEGLIRDAAKSRQKLDIFEYERPIGIQIFGSDIDHMREATEIASLAGPDLMDINYGCPVKQVACRGAGASLLQDIDKMVAMTKAVVNATHLPVTVKTRLGWDDNTKNVYEVAERLQDVGIKALTIHGRTRAQMYKGVADWSLIRDIKKNPRIQIPIFGNGDIDSPEKAANWRMEFGVDGMMIGRAAIGYPWIFREIKHFFNTGEYLDKPTITERIAACSTHLQKSVEWKGPKTGIFEMRRHYSNYFKGVDHFKEYRMRLVTAGTLQEVYEILAEIDEKYAIEMA; from the coding sequence ATGTCTGTACAAATAGGAAATATTGATTTAGGTGAGTTCCCGCTGTTGCTGGCGCCGATGGAAGATGTGAGCGATCCGCCCTTCCGTTACGTGTGCAAACAAAACGGCGCGGATATGATGTATACAGAGTTCATTTCATCCGAAGGATTGATACGTGATGCCGCCAAAAGCCGTCAGAAACTGGACATATTTGAATATGAGCGCCCTATAGGTATCCAGATATTTGGCAGCGATATTGACCACATGCGCGAAGCCACCGAGATTGCCTCATTGGCTGGGCCCGATCTGATGGATATTAATTATGGCTGCCCTGTAAAGCAGGTGGCGTGCCGCGGTGCCGGCGCCAGTTTATTACAGGATATTGACAAGATGGTGGCCATGACCAAAGCCGTTGTGAACGCTACCCATTTGCCTGTAACCGTAAAAACACGCCTGGGCTGGGACGATAATACCAAAAATGTTTACGAAGTTGCCGAACGCCTGCAGGATGTAGGGATAAAAGCCCTCACCATACATGGCCGCACCCGCGCGCAAATGTATAAAGGCGTAGCCGACTGGTCGCTGATACGTGATATTAAAAAGAACCCCCGCATCCAGATACCTATTTTTGGCAACGGAGATATTGATTCGCCCGAAAAGGCAGCTAACTGGCGCATGGAATTTGGTGTTGATGGTATGATGATAGGCCGTGCGGCTATTGGCTATCCGTGGATATTCCGTGAGATAAAGCATTTCTTTAACACTGGTGAATATCTCGACAAACCAACCATTACCGAGCGTATAGCCGCATGCTCAACCCATTTGCAAAAATCGGTAGAGTGGAAAGGGCCAAAAACCGGGATATTTGAAATGCGCAGGCATTACTCCAACTACTTTAAAGGCGTTGATCACTTTAAAGAATACCGTATGAGGCTGGTAACCGCCGGTACTCTACAGGAAGTATACGAAATTTTAGCAGAAATTGACGAAAAATATGCTATTGAAATGGCGTAA
- a CDS encoding CPBP family intramembrane glutamic endopeptidase, with the protein MIQEPIEQYKAQPTQTHPSIQIIILVAGTIFALIVFGLLAAGIIWAIYGTQTVTDVMSFNTANKNTLSGLWILQIVSTTLPLFVVPVLFARFIVHDTPKYLKTNFQFPSILLLLVFAIMLFSSPVMEVLTNINQKLTLPDSLKAVEDAMRAMEQQAQKATTVMLTMNSVGSMLWAVFVVGLLTAIAEEFLFRGCLQTIFIKWTKNTHAAIWITAILFSTFHMEFFSFLPRVALGVFFGYFVAWSGSVWTGVWAHFLNNGSAVVITYLYQHKSISLNPDDQHVFNYSSYAFSLIIILILLYIYRNIALRKPMFNY; encoded by the coding sequence ATGATACAAGAACCCATTGAGCAGTACAAGGCACAGCCAACGCAAACTCATCCATCAATACAAATCATCATTTTAGTAGCCGGTACAATTTTCGCGCTCATTGTGTTTGGCTTGCTGGCTGCAGGTATAATATGGGCAATATATGGCACTCAAACCGTTACGGATGTAATGAGCTTTAACACCGCCAATAAAAACACCCTATCCGGACTTTGGATATTACAAATTGTAAGCACCACTCTTCCGTTATTTGTAGTACCAGTATTGTTTGCCCGGTTTATTGTACATGATACCCCCAAATACTTAAAAACAAACTTTCAGTTCCCGTCAATTTTGTTACTGCTGGTATTTGCCATTATGCTGTTTTCGTCGCCGGTGATGGAGGTACTGACCAATATTAATCAGAAACTAACCTTGCCCGATTCGTTAAAAGCAGTGGAAGATGCCATGCGCGCCATGGAACAGCAAGCGCAGAAAGCCACTACCGTGATGCTTACCATGAACTCAGTAGGATCCATGCTTTGGGCCGTTTTTGTGGTTGGCCTGTTAACGGCTATCGCCGAAGAATTTTTATTCAGGGGATGTTTACAAACCATATTTATTAAATGGACAAAAAACACCCATGCTGCCATCTGGATCACGGCTATTTTGTTCAGCACTTTCCACATGGAGTTTTTCTCATTTTTACCGCGTGTAGCATTGGGTGTGTTCTTTGGGTATTTTGTGGCCTGGAGTGGCAGTGTTTGGACAGGCGTTTGGGCACATTTTTTAAACAATGGTTCGGCCGTGGTTATCACCTACCTGTACCAGCATAAAAGCATCAGCCTGAACCCTGATGACCAGCATGTATTTAATTATAGCAGCTATGCTTTTAGCCTGATAATTATTTTAATTTTGCTTTATATATACAGGAATATTGCGCTCAGGAAGCCCATGTTTAATTATTAA